A genomic stretch from Falco naumanni isolate bFalNau1 chromosome 4, bFalNau1.pat, whole genome shotgun sequence includes:
- the LOC121087911 gene encoding aprataxin and PNK-like factor encodes MYCVYGVVVLEESHSLSAVLVHPNDDDNHETEIVTQDNNDNRPECPYGTACYRKNPQHKLEYKHSAPPVPERRTRQKLQKMEKGLWRRMRRMKRRDAA; translated from the exons ATGTATTGTGTGTATGGAGTCGTAGTTCTT GAAGAATCCCATTCACTTTCAGCAGTTTTAGTCCACCCTAATGACGATGACAATCATGAAACAGAGATCGTAACTCAGGATAACAATGATAACCGGCCTGAATGTCCGTATGGAACGGCTTGTTATAG gaagaatCCACAGCATAAACTAGAATACAAGCACAGTGCACCTCCAG taCCTGAAAGAAGAACACgacaaaaacttcaaaaaatg GAGAAAGGGCTGTGGAGAAGgatgcggcgaatgaagagacgggacgcagcttga